ACAGCTAACCCATGCACCAGTTTTGGTACTCCCGAGGCCAGGGGTACCATATGATGTTTACACTGATGCGTCAGGCACCGGATTGGGATGTGTACTGATGCAGGAGGATCAGGTCATTGCCTATGCATCAAGACAGCTGAGGCCTCACGAGGCCAATTATCCTACTCATGATTTGGAGTTGGCAGCAGttgtatttgcattaaagatctggagatcatacttgtatggagaGAAGGTGAAGATTTTCACGGACCACCAGAGTCTGAAGTACATATTTACGCAGACGGACTTGAATTTGAGGCAGCGTAGATGGATGGAGTTGTTAGCAGACTACAATTTGGAGATCACATATCACCCGGGAAAAGCCAATCATGTGGTGGATGCCTTGAGTAGGCGCAGAAGCGATGTATCGGGAACCAAAGAGGTCCAGGAGCTTACTGGGACACTTGCTAGTCTCAGATTATGTGCAGTTACTGTAGAGGGAGAGTCAGTTGGCGCTGAGGCTGTAGAGCGGGCAGACTTACTATGGAGGATACGCAAAGCTCAGGATAGTGATGAAGCTTTGCATAAGCAGATCGAGATGGAGAGTATTGGTTTTCATACAGCCACCAACGGGATGTTCATGTATCGAAACAGGATTTGTGTGCCCAATTATGAGTTGTTAAGAAAGGAGATATTTCGGCAAGCACACCACTCGAGTTTCTCTATTCATCCAGGAAATACcaagatgtatagggatctgaagcGATATTACCATTGGCCTGGTATGAAGAGAGATGTTGCTTCAACTGTATCACAATGTCAGACGTGTCAGATGGTCAAGGCCGAGCATCAGGTGCCTAGCGGGTTATTGCAGAACCTGCCACTGCCAGAGTGGAAATGGGACATGGTaactatggattttgtgacggGGTTGCCAACCACCTTAGGTGGAAAGAATGCCATCTGGGTAATCGTGGATAGACTTACAAAGTCAGCCCATTTTCTAGCTATTAAGAAGACGGACAGAGCTGATCAGTTAGCACAGACTTACATCAGCGAGATTGTGAGATTGCATGGAGTTCCTGTCAGCATTGTATCAGATCGAGATACAAAGTTTACGTCCGAATTTTGGAGAGCCTTCCAGAAGGCGCTTGGGATGAAAGTGCATATGAGTACGGCTTATCACCCGCAGACAGACGGTCAGTCAGAGAGGACGATTCAGACTTTGGAGGATATGCTTAGAGCTTGTGTTTTGGATTGGGAAGGGAGTTGGGCAAAGTACCTACCCCTAACAGAGTTCGCCTACAATAATAGTTATCACTCGAGCATTAAGATGGCACCATATGAGGCTCTTTATGGTAGGCCTTGTCGCACACCACTTTGTTGGACCGAAGTGGGGGAGCGACGTGAGATAGAACCTGCAATGGTTCAAGAGACAGTTGAGCAGGTTGAGATGCTTAAGATGCGGCTTAGGGAAGCCCATGACCGTcagaagagttatgcagataAGTGACGTAAAGATTTGGAGTTCCAGGTTGGCGACCTGGTATACCTGAAAATGAGGACATTTCAGGGAGGATCTAAGACTCGGAAGCTGAAGAAGCTTAAACCGAGATATATGGGACCATATCCCATTTTGGAGCGAATTGGAGAAGTTGCTTACCGATTGGATTTATCCGAAGAGTTATCAGATTTCCATGTTTTGAGGAAAGTCGTGAAAGAACCGGAGCTCATTTTGCAGCAGCCGCCCAATGACCTTGGTAGGAATTTGCGTGCGCCGTGTCAGCCAGTAGAGCTATTGGATCGCCAAGTGAGAGCAGATGATGGTATGATGACTATGTTGGTCAAAGTTCGTTGGGAGAGAGATGGTATTCAGGAGGAGACTTGGGAGTCCGAGCCCCAGATGAGGATTGATTATCCGGAGCTTTTCCGGGTTGACATTGGGCATGACAGCTTATGAattgaattcggggacgaattccttGTAAGTAggggagaattgtaatgacCCTAAATGTAATGACCCCAAAAATTTGACCCAACCTCATCCCCAAaggtcatttttttttctttataaaagagagggagagagagagagggagagagagagagagaagaggaagggAGAAAGCTCACCTGATCTCGACACCGGAGCCACCGCACGCCAGACTGTTGAGCTCGCCACCATCATCATCCGCAACCAAAGGTAACCGGAAACCGCCATGTTTTTGAGTTTAGTTTCGGCTGTATAAGTAAATCGACAATAACTTTCTAACCGTGATGAATCTCGTGAATCTAAACcaccatcgtgttcctctcgacGAGACGAATTCGTAGCCACCGAAAACGCCTCAATCGAAGCCCGAACGAAGCCGTACGTGCCTCCAGAAGTTTCGCCTCTACGGACGCGTGAGAtacacgcgccgccgccggaccaccgtcctCCGCCGCAACTCCGCAGCCGGACCACCGTCCTCCAccgcagctccgccgtcgccgccggccaaCTTTCCGGTAAGCCACCGCCGGAGCTCCGCCGTTGCCGCCGGTGACCGCcaccggtgactcgccggtgactcgccaactcggccgagtcaacccggtgagtcaactcggttgactcggttatCCGGTTGGTtagccggtttaaattgatttcaattcggttaggttaaaccggtcggttaaaatcaattggaaatcggttagtataaaccggattaattaattaaataattgatctttgaccagcgggttgacttttccgtaaatacccgtttcaaaccgttcgaaaggcgttctgactcgaaatttcgatctgatttcagatttggagtccatttgagcagctggagttcatatataccacttctcttcattgctaaggtgagggctacttcgttaaatcccgagctagtttagtactaccattatggaaagtttagtttcgaaacatggatCCGTCTCTttgaatcgagtctgtttgagagtcttgtttgctcattattgatattgattgttaaactggaaataggataatagaggattcaatgGTTGATTGAATTGATTGATGTTAagcattgttatatatatataattgagtCCATGTGTTGAGATTGCGGGGCGCAGAAATGTCTGCGCTAGGCCGTGGGATTTGCGgggtacaaagacgtttgtactaGGCTGCATTGTTTGAGATTGCGGGGTACAGAGATATATGTGCTAGGCCGTGGGATTTGCGgggtacaaagacgtttgtactaGGCTGCATTGTTTGAGATTGCGGGGTGCAGAGATTTCTGCACTAGGCCGTGGATTTGCGGAGGGTACAGAGTGGACTACTGTACTTACGACGCTTGTAgaattatatttatagatatatcATCGCGGTATGATATCATCACATTGGTTGTAGCATGTCTAGTACTCTAGACATATGTTGATTGTTTTGTGTGGTGTAATCGAcaccgtgtttgtttcatgctagagctaggcctacattttattagtgctatgaactgagtcagtggtttgcggtttagcatcccatacctcactgggcgattcccctgtcgctcacccctccttctttccccctttcaggtgagaccgacgagcaggagtgattatacCGGACAGGTGCTTTTGGGCTTTTACtactattgggcttttgggaTTCTATCGTTTTATCGCTTTTATCGTTATCGGGCCTCTAGGCCTTTGGgcttttatcgtttatgttatttCGTATTTCGGACTCTCGGTTTATGTCgtattttatgtttaagattttattttatattatggaatTCAAGCGTGGATGTggactttcaaatatttatatatggatattttagatatttgtaCTTATcgaattatttttactatttcgaaagtgacgggtatcacaatttggtatcagagctatttaCTTATCGTAACATTTTATTAGGTAAATCGGGGTGTCACGGAAAGTTTCACAGGTGTCAAAAGATAGACTATTAGTGAAATTGAACTTATAGGAATCAAATTGACTAGAGTAGAATGCTCATCTTAGTTATTGTAGAATCTAAACAACAGAACTGCATAAACTTAAAATCCAAACGTAGCAGTAATGCAAGCATCTCCATGTTCAGGATCTTAACAACATTTTAATGTCATCATTAATAGAATAATAGTAAACAAaccagtaaaaaaaataaaacagaaacagAGGGATTTAATTATTGCGCACAGTAGatttttaaaagtgaaaaagatagagaaacAAGCATAAGCAATGATATTAAATCATTACTTAAGCTTGAGGTTTGTCCCACTTGAGTGGCTTCACGACCTCCCAGGTGAAGTCAGGGTCGTCCCTTCCGAAATGTCCATACGCCGCCGTTTTCAAAAACCTCCCGTTGCCTCCTCTCTTCAAGTCCAAGTTGATCGTCATCATCCCCGGTCTGAAATCGAAGCTCTCCTTCACGATCTTCAGTATCTCCTTGTCTGGAATCAGCCCTGTTCCGTAAGTGTCCACGAACACAGACAACGGCTCGGGTACTCCAATGGCGTACGAGACCTGAACAAGAGCCCTACGAGCCATCCCGTTAGCGACCACGCTCTTGGCGGCTTGCCTCACGATGTAGGCTCCGCTTCTGTCGACCTTGGTCGGGTCTTTCCCTGAGAAAGCACCTCCTCCGTGAGCTCCCCACCCTCCGTAAGTGTCGATGATGATCTTACGTCCGGTTAAACCGGCGTCACCGTGCGGTCCACCGATCACGAACCGGCCTGATGGGTTGAGGTGGAAGATGGTTTTGTCGTCGAGGTACTTCTCCGGGATGATGGGCTTGATCACGTGCTCCTTGAGGTCACGTGCGATCTCGTCGTTGGTCACGGTCTCATCGTGCTGGGTCGAGATGAGGACGGTGTGGACACGGACCGGAACCATCGCGCCGTTGTCGTTGTAGTACTCGACGGTGACTTGGGTTTTGCCGTCTGGTCTTAACCAACGGCAAGTCCCGTTCTTTCTGACCTCAGTAAGCTTAGCACCGATCTTAGTGGCAAGGACATGGCTCAAAGGCATGAGCTCAGGGGTCTCGTCAGTAGCGTACCCAAACATGTGACCCTGGTCACCAGCTCCAATGTCTTCAGGCCTCTTGGTGAAGTGACCGTGAACACCTTGAGCAATGTCGGGACTCTGCTGCTCGATGTTGACAAGGACTTTGCATTTGTCAGCGTCGAGACCGACATCGTCAGAGATGAATCCGATGGAGCGGCAAGTGTCGCGGACGATCTTCTCGTAGTCGACGGTGGCTTTGGTGGTGATCTCGCCGAAGACCATGACCATGTTGGTCTTGGTGCACGTCTCGCATGCGACTTTGCTGTCAGGGTCTTGCTCGAGGCAGGCGTCGAGGACTGCGTCGGAGATCTGGTCGCAGAGCTTGTCTGGGTGGCCTTCGTTGACAGACTCAGATGTGAATAGGAAAGTctccatttttttctcaaaGCTACACTAAGAAAGATTACATCAGCAACCTCATACACAATACTACAAGTAGAAGCATTCATTAaacataagaaagaaaaaagtcaCAACGTATCCTGAAacctttattaaaaaattaaaaaagaattaaaGCTAGAGAGAGATTCCAAAACAGCTcagcaaaacaaaacaatgcaTCTTATCTTATAAAGATTCGTTGCTTCTTATCCTTATAGATTCCCTAAAATGGGTTGTGATGAGAGAGTCACAGCACTAAAATGAACTTAAAAGCTTAACAGTTCATGTACAATCATTAACTAGGAATACTTATTCACGGCTCAGACTTAATACTACAGATAAACTAGCTAAATTCAAAGCATACACACAGACTCGATGAGAAAAAATCCAAATCATTGTAAAACAGCTCAGCAAAACATTATCTTAAAAGATTCGTTGCTATTTATCCTTATAGATTCCCCAAAATGGGTTGTGACAGAGTTTATATAATGgagatctatatatatatatataagcttaACAGTTCATATGCAATCATTAACTAGGAATACTCATTTATAGCTCAGACTTAATACTCCcctctgtttcattataagtgtccTTTTAGGTTTCTGACACAAGGACcaattaaacaattaattttgtacatttcctataaaaaactACTATTAACTACAGTGGCTAAcaatatttcaaccaatagaaaaataaattttgcattaaaaataaaaaattttgcattaaaaataaaaacctttgcattaaaaataaaaaacgaaaTAAAAAACGACgcttattttgtaattttctaaaactgacacttaatatgaaaggTAAAGAGAATACTACGGATAAACTTTTGACTTAATTTAAGTGcatttaaaaatagtaaaaatagcCAAATCCAaatcatacacacacacacaagctcaatgagaaaaaaaaaatccaaatctaAAGCAAAAACATGAACTCATCATCAAGATCCACTATAACAGATCCAGATCGGAGCTAAACCTAATACCTAGATCTGCGATCTCACAAACGAAAACACTCATAGATTCGCCAATAGAAACCAATACAACAACATTCATAGATTCATAACGGCATCGCAGATCGTAGATCCAGCGTAAACAGTTAGAAAAAACTTCAAATCTGGATCGAAAAATATCATTTCATCGCAGATTCAGAATCGATAGAGGAAGAAagagagttgatataccttTGGGGGAATAGAGAAATGGgataggggggggggggggggggggggggatacAGATCTGAGTATCTCTCTATGCCTCTCTCTCAAAGCCAAAATCTTATTAAACACCGAAGGGAAACGACTCGGGGACGATTTGTGAATGTAAACGGCGTTGCTATTTATAGAAGATTAACTGCTAACTGTTGACTGGCTACCGAACCTGTAGGTTAACTCAGCACCTCTTTAGACTTCATCATGTATTGTATACTTACTTCTTCGGCTTATTCggctaattaaaattatattatctgtagttttaataaaaaaaaactcaaaattcatATGAAGTTATTTTCCTAAGTACTACTATGTGACTATGACTAGACACACTTgttgataaataataaaatgtctGGATCTTAAGTGTTTTCACACTCTCCTCACCAATATGGTAAGGAATTAAATTGTTTTCACACACTCACCAATATGGTAACTCCTGATATGCACCTTTATTTTTAGGTAATAATTGATAAATCAGATATATTACTGTAATAATTGAAACACAATAAAGAATGTAAATCTTGTATACATGAGTTTGAGTAATAGGCAGTAAATGTCCATTTATTTGATTTTCCATATCTTGGTCTACCATACATAAACTAaccctaaaattaaaatgatagttTTCAATCAAAATCAACTTTAAATGCTTTTATGAAACAATTACAGATCAATTAATATGTATATGAGTTGATACAATaagaaaattttctatatttcagtttattttaattatttgagcCTGATTAGATTTTTGATACTGTGATTTTTtagccaatatatatttttaatatagtttATGATCTTTGCTCATCAGTATTACCtataaacattaaaatagtacaacaaccaaaaaaacttattttgcgcaactataaaaaaataattttaagtcATTTCATGCCTATTATATTAAGGATAAAAGACAGGTCTACAAGAATAAAGTGGGACAGAAACTCTCATGAATCACATGACTTACTTTAGGATTAGGTGAAATTGTAATAAATTATGTCATTGTTGAGAAAAAATGATGACCATTAGATCTCTAATTAAACGGTTGGATTTAGATGGATGTCTAGTGGCATATTTGACCTACTCCACCTAttctttattaattatttaatttttgaacttattttgttacaacttttaattttttaaagtactggacaatatattttcaaaaaaatattttacagaagaaaatgaaatatttttcgaactggtaaataaaatataatagcttaaaattaaaataagtttGGCTTCTTTTAGTAactatagataaaaaaaattgttataaattttaGCCAAGTTATCCGGCACATGTATATTGtatatgttatgaaataacttataatttatagtatcgtgaaatttaaataagagtagaatttaatacccgtaggaagcaaataacactagtataagggagagagtttattataagaaggaagaagaaaatgtaatgattctttgatgaattactcttgttcttgtttatggtgtacaaaagagtgagatgagtgatggtatttatagtgaacaacaatacataaaataacaaagatagtgcttaatttggtaaatgagtgggtgatcatagtgtttgatgagtagatgatcatagtgcttgagttggtaaaggagtggatgatcatagtgcttgagtttggtaaagaagtggatgatcatttcaatgcttaatttataacactcccccttgatcatccatcttgtattacgtggtgcctcgttaaaaacctagtcatggaaaacccaatgggaaaaaccgtagtaaaagtaaaaagagtacaactacgtaagctccccctcgaatgagtagtcatagaacctttagaacaatgatagattttcatctctcaaattgtaacattctctttggttgtctatcttttgtatgttctttgttgcctcgttaaaaccttgtcatggaaaaacccaatgggaaaaaaaaaccatgataaggaaaaagagtacaaccacacttactatcatatttctttctctggaaataatatcttcaggatatgcattc
This genomic stretch from Brassica napus cultivar Da-Ae chromosome C9, Da-Ae, whole genome shotgun sequence harbors:
- the LOC125593362 gene encoding uncharacterized protein LOC125593362, which codes for MRTFQGGSKTRKLKKLKPRYMGPYPILERIGEVAYRLDLSEELSDFHVLRKVVKEPELILQQPPNDLGRNLRAPCQPVELLDRQVRADDGMMTMLVKVRWERDGIQEETWESEPQMRIDYPELFRVDIGHDSL
- the LOC106426623 gene encoding S-adenosylmethionine synthase; amino-acid sequence: METFLFTSESVNEGHPDKLCDQISDAVLDACLEQDPDSKVACETCTKTNMVMVFGEITTKATVDYEKIVRDTCRSIGFISDDVGLDADKCKVLVNIEQQSPDIAQGVHGHFTKRPEDIGAGDQGHMFGYATDETPELMPLSHVLATKIGAKLTEVRKNGTCRWLRPDGKTQVTVEYYNDNGAMVPVRVHTVLISTQHDETVTNDEIARDLKEHVIKPIIPEKYLDDKTIFHLNPSGRFVIGGPHGDAGLTGRKIIIDTYGGWGAHGGGAFSGKDPTKVDRSGAYIVRQAAKSVVANGMARRALVQVSYAIGVPEPLSVFVDTYGTGLIPDKEILKIVKESFDFRPGMMTINLDLKRGGNGRFLKTAAYGHFGRDDPDFTWEVVKPLKWDKPQA